The Streptosporangiales bacterium nucleotide sequence CAGAGCTCTTCCATCCGGTCCAGCTCCTTCGGCGTGACCCGCGTCGCGGCGCGAGCCACGGCGAACGCCTCGAGCAACATGCGCAGGTCGTAGATCTCCTCCAGGTCGTCCGGCGTCCACGCCGAGACGCGCGCGCCGCGGTGCGGCAACACCTCGACCAACCCCTCGACCTCGAGCCGGCGCAGCGCCTCCCTGACCGGCGTGCGGCTGGCCTCGGTGAACTCGGCCAGCTCCGCCTCACCAAGCCGTTCTCCCGGCCCGTACCGGCTGTTGAGGATGCCCGCACGCACCACCTCGTACACCCGGTCCACTGCCCGCACAGGCACCCTCTTCACTAGATTGCACACAATGTAGGTCACGACACGACCTTGACGCAAGAGAACACCGTGAGACATCCTCTCCTTCGAATCGTCATTGCATACATAGTGAAGGTGTTTCCATGAGGCGCGTGTCAATCGTCGAGGTCGCTCCGCGGGACGGGTTGCAGAACGAGCAGAAGGCGCTGCCCGTCGAGGAGAAGGTGGAGCTGATCCGGCGAAGCGTCGCGGCCGGGCTCACCAGGATCGAGGCGGCAAGCTTCGTCAACCCGGCGCGGGTGCCGCAGATGGCCGACGCCGAAGCGGTGCTCGCGGCCGTCCCACGCCCGGCGGGCGTCTCCTACGCGGGCCTGGTGCTCAACGACCGCGGCCTGGACCGCGCGCTTGCCGCCAGGGTCGACGAGGTCAACGTCGTCGTGGTCGCCACCGACGAGTTCAGCCAGCGCAACCAAGGATGCACCACCGCGGAGGGCGTGGCCAGGTGGCGCCGGCTCGCCGACGCGGCACGCGCGGCGCACGTCAGGCGCACGGTCACCGTCGCGGCCGCGTTCGGCTGCCCGTTCGCGGGCGAGGTACCCGCAGCGTCGGTGGTCTCGCTGGTACACCAGGTGCTCGACGGCGACCCGGACGAGGTAGCGCTCGCAGACACCATCGGCGTCGGCGTACCGCGACAGGTGCGCGAGCTGGTGTCGGGCATCCGGGAGCTGGCCGGGGACGACGTCCCGCTGCGCTGCCATTTCCACAACACCCGAAACACGGGCTACGCGAACGCCCTGGCCGCTGTCGAGTGTGGCGTGTCCGCCCTGGACGCCAGCGCAGGCGGCTTCGGCGGCTGCCCGTTCGCCCCGGCGGCGACGGGCAACATCGCGACGGAGGACCTGCTGTACGCCCTCGACCGCAGCGACATCGGGACGGGCGCGCGGATGGCGGACGTGGCCCGTACCGGCGAGTGGCTCGGCGAGCGTCTCGGCAAGCCCGCACCCGCTCTCCTGAGCCGTGCTGGCGCCTTCCCCTCGCCCTGACTCACACCGCCGGCTGAACTCCACCTGCCACGCGAGCGCCGCGGCGTCGCCACTCACAGCAAGCCGTTCGGCGCCGATCGCAACCGGGAAGTAAGCAGCCGAACCTTCCCGGTCAGGTGAGCCTCGTAATGCTCGCCGCGCGGATCAGCTTCGTGTCGCTCGTCTCGGACACCCAGACGTCATCCGTGCCGAACGGTACCGCTGGCCAGTGACGCCGGGCGAGTTCGTGGATGAGTGCGTTGTAGTGATGCGGAATCGTCCGCGGATCCACAGCTGCACACGGCCGCATCGTTGATCATCTTGTCCGCACCTCGGTTAGCCGCGACTGAGGAGCTTGCGTAAGAACCCGCCAACGCCTCTGTGCTGGGTTCCCGGAGCGCAATCGCACCGCAGGGACTTCGGCACTCCCGCGAGCACCTGTTCCACGTGCTGACCACACCCTGCGTAGGTCGGTTTCCCGCATCTGCGGCACTCAACACGACGACACATGTTCCACCTTTTCGTTCAAGGGAGTTGTCGATTCGGGACCGGGGTTCCGGTGTTATCCCAGTGCGGAAGGGTTGACGATGGCGGTCACGGCAACGAAGACCGCAACAGCGAGGACGACGTAGGAGAACCAGCGGCGCACGGTGGAGGAGTTCAGCCTCGGCGACATCTGAGCGGCCACGATGGACACCGCCAGGGATGTGCCCGCGAACAGCAGCAGTACCCTGTAGTCGATGCTGTCGGCCGCGCCGGCGTGGGCGACGAGCCCGGCCGCCGAGTTGATCAGGACCACCACGAGGGAGGTGGCGACTGCTTGCTGCGCTCCCAGGCCCAGCAGCAGGGTCAGCGCGGGAACGATGACGAAGCCGCCGCCGACGCCGAACAAGCCGGTGAGCACGCCGACAGCCGCACCGGCGATCACCGATTTGGGCAGGCAGGTCCGCCAGTTGACACCGCCCTCCCAGGTCCGGCAGGCGCCGGTGTGGGTCTCCCCGCCGCGCAGCATCCGCACTGCGACGACGACCATGAGCGCGGCAAAAGCCAGCAGCAACCAACGCTGCGGGAACAGCCGTGCGAGTGCCGCCCCGCCGAAGGCGGCCGGGGTGCCGGCCACGCCGAAGGCCAGCGCGACCGGCCACCGAACCGCGGTGCGCCGTTCACGAGGGACCAAGCCCCCCAGCGCGGACAGCGCGACCACGGCCAGCGAGGTGGGGATCGCCGTCTGCAGGGGCTGCCCGACGCCGTAGACCAGGGCCGGCACGGCGAGGATCGAGCCACCAGCACCGAGCAAGCCCAGTGCCAGGCCGATCACGGCACCGAACACCACTGCCAAGTACAACGAAATCCGCCTATCCCGGTGGCGGAACTACCATGCGCCACCGCCGTCATTGGTCGGTCCGTGCGCGCGGGGTCTACTGCCCCTGAGCCTTTCCGCTGGTGAGGGCGTCGAGAAGGGGTCGAGCATCCGCGGTGGACGTGCGGTTGTGCGGCAGCAGCCCAAGCACCCGGGACATCGCGCAGGTGCTGGTCACCGCCGCGAAGGTCAGGCCAGCGCCGACGAACCCGGCGATCCACTTCAGCGGTTCGAAGGCCGTGCTGGCCACCACGCCGGTGAGCACGAACAGGCCGGCGACCAACCGCATCTGCCGTTCCATTGCCCACGTGCCTCGGCCCCGGTTGGGAGCACGCCTCCCTCCTGCTCCCAACCGGTGATGCCGCCGCGGAGCACGCGGAGCCGGTCCAACCCGGCGGTCTCCAGCAGGGTGCGGGCCTGCTCGGCACGAGCGCCCGAGGCGCACACGAGCACCACCGGGTCGCCGTGCTGCGCGGTGAGCTCTTCACGGTGTTCCCGCAGCAGGTCCAGCGGGACATTGTAGGAGCCGGGGACGTGTGACGAGGCGAACTCGCCGGGCGTGCGCACGTCGATCAACCGGACCTGGGGGTCGGCCTCGCGGAAGTCGCGGACCTGGGCGGTGTCGACGGT carries:
- a CDS encoding FCD domain-containing protein codes for the protein MSHGVLLRQGRVVTYIVCNLVKRVPVRAVDRVYEVVRAGILNSRYGPGERLGEAELAEFTEASRTPVREALRRLEVEGLVEVLPHRGARVSAWTPDDLEEIYDLRMLLEAFAVARAATRVTPKELDRMEELCDLMEQAATPGPGQDLDRVSELNGEFHAIARDAAASTRLVTMLNAVVQLPLVVRTFRQYSPADMTRSAAHHRDLVAALRGRDAAWAESVMRAHVLAAKSVLLRAARAAGAGEATGDE
- a CDS encoding hydroxymethylglutaryl-CoA lyase, whose amino-acid sequence is MRRVSIVEVAPRDGLQNEQKALPVEEKVELIRRSVAAGLTRIEAASFVNPARVPQMADAEAVLAAVPRPAGVSYAGLVLNDRGLDRALAARVDEVNVVVVATDEFSQRNQGCTTAEGVARWRRLADAARAAHVRRTVTVAAAFGCPFAGEVPAASVVSLVHQVLDGDPDEVALADTIGVGVPRQVRELVSGIRELAGDDVPLRCHFHNTRNTGYANALAAVECGVSALDASAGGFGGCPFAPAATGNIATEDLLYALDRSDIGTGARMADVARTGEWLGERLGKPAPALLSRAGAFPSP
- a CDS encoding TSUP family transporter; translated protein: MYLAVVFGAVIGLALGLLGAGGSILAVPALVYGVGQPLQTAIPTSLAVVALSALGGLVPRERRTAVRWPVALAFGVAGTPAAFGGAALARLFPQRWLLLAFAALMVVVAVRMLRGGETHTGACRTWEGGVNWRTCLPKSVIAGAAVGVLTGLFGVGGGFVIVPALTLLLGLGAQQAVATSLVVVLINSAAGLVAHAGAADSIDYRVLLLFAGTSLAVSIVAAQMSPRLNSSTVRRWFSYVVLAVAVFVAVTAIVNPSALG